The following proteins come from a genomic window of Sorghum bicolor cultivar BTx623 chromosome 3, Sorghum_bicolor_NCBIv3, whole genome shotgun sequence:
- the LOC8054960 gene encoding proteasome assembly chaperone 4 isoform X2 — translation MMSSEELRASFSDLVVCSPIRTEGKTYSSGDLSSEEGVQVTSFTEDLHDVTLHFQIMRFSKQIYVWVGCNTTKFGHLYAAATTRPDNRVSVTSVLGGTSDNTGSSMARRLVLKTGLNIVLACNIPKDSPILEAAAERKLVEKLKGLGYIKTAAVEANTSTAQ, via the exons atgatgtcttcAGAGGAGCTGAGAGCAAGCTTTTCAGATTTGGTGGTGTGTTCACCAATCCGGACAGAGGGCAAAACTTATTCTTCAGGTGATTTGTCATCTGAGGAGGGCGTACAAGTCACTAGTTTCACAGAGGATCTTCATGATGTAACACTTCATTTTCAGATAATGAGGTTTTCTAAACAG ATCTATGTGTGGGTTGGATGCAACACAACAAAGTTTGGCCATTTATATGCTGCTGCAACCACTAGGCCG GATAACAGAGTGAGCGTTACTTCTGTACTGGGAGGAACGTCTGATAACACCGGATCAAGTATGGCTCGCCGTCTAG TGCTGAAGACTGGTCTGAACATAGTCCTGGCATGCAACATCCCAAAAGACAGCCCCATTCTTGAG GCTGCTGCGGAGAGGAAGCTGGTGGAGAAGCTGAAAGGTTTGGGCTACATTAAAACTGCAGCTGTGGAGGCTAACACTTCCACGGCACAATGA
- the LOC8054960 gene encoding proteasome assembly chaperone 4 isoform X1, giving the protein MMSSEELRASFSDLVVCSPIRTEGKTYSSGDLSSEEGVQVTSFTEDLHDVTLHFQIMRFSKQIYVWVGCNTTKFGHLYAAATTRPDNRVSVTSVLGGTSDNTGSTFSNRKDASLHVSVLKTGLNIVLACNIPKDSPILEAAAERKLVEKLKGLGYIKTAAVEANTSTAQ; this is encoded by the exons atgatgtcttcAGAGGAGCTGAGAGCAAGCTTTTCAGATTTGGTGGTGTGTTCACCAATCCGGACAGAGGGCAAAACTTATTCTTCAGGTGATTTGTCATCTGAGGAGGGCGTACAAGTCACTAGTTTCACAGAGGATCTTCATGATGTAACACTTCATTTTCAGATAATGAGGTTTTCTAAACAG ATCTATGTGTGGGTTGGATGCAACACAACAAAGTTTGGCCATTTATATGCTGCTGCAACCACTAGGCCG GATAACAGAGTGAGCGTTACTTCTGTACTGGGAGGAACGTCTGATAACACCGGATCAA CTTTTAGTAACAGAAAGGATGCATCCTTACATGTCTCAGTGCTGAAGACTGGTCTGAACATAGTCCTGGCATGCAACATCCCAAAAGACAGCCCCATTCTTGAG GCTGCTGCGGAGAGGAAGCTGGTGGAGAAGCTGAAAGGTTTGGGCTACATTAAAACTGCAGCTGTGGAGGCTAACACTTCCACGGCACAATGA
- the LOC8058252 gene encoding ketol-acid reductoisomerase, chloroplastic produces MAAATSSSTYLAIARKTLNPAPSVGTAAASVSFPATQPPCLLAASADRRRAVAAKVSSPSVIGTAMPSLDFETSVFKKEKVSLAGHEEYIVRGGRDLFPLLPEAFKGIKQIGVIGWGSQGPAQAQNLRDSLVEAKADVVVKIGLRKGSKSFEEARAAGFTEESGTLGDIWETVSSSDLVLLLISDSAQADNYEKIFSHMKPNSILGLSHGFLLGHLQSLGLDFPKNISVIAVCPKGMGPSVRRLYVQGKEINGAGINASFAVHQDVDGRATDVALGWSVALGSPFTFATTLEQEYRSDIFGERGILLGAVHGMVEALFRRYTEQGMDEDSAYKNTVESITGIISKTISKKGMLEVYNSLTEEGKKQFIEAYSAAYYPCMDILYECYEDVSSGSEIRSVVLAGRRFYEKEGLPAFPMGNIDQTRMWKVGERVRSTRPQGDLGPLHPFTAGVYVALMMAQIEVLRKKGHSYSEIINESLIESVDSLNPFMHARGVAFMVDNCSTTARLGSRKWAPRFDYILTQQAFVTVDKKAPINQDLISNFMSDPVHGAIEVCAQLRPTVDISVTADADFVRPELRQSS; encoded by the exons ATGGCGgcggccacctcctcctccacctaccTCGCCATCGCCCGCAAAACCCTAAACCCCGCCCCCTCCGTAGGCACAGCCGCCGCCTCCGTCTCCTTCCCCGCCACGCAGCCCCCATGCCTCCTCGCCGCCTCCGCGGACCGCCGCCGCGCCGTGGCTGCGAAGGTCTCGTCGCCGTCGGTTATCGGCACCGCCATGCCATCGCTCGACTTCGAGACCTCCGTCTTCAAGAAGGAGAAGGTGTCCCTGGCCGGCCATGAGGAG TATATTGTGAGGGGTGGGAGGGATCTGTTCCCGCTGTTGCCGGAGGCCTTCAAGGGAATCAAACAGATCGGCGTAATCGGCTGGGGCTCGCAG GGTCCTGCACAAGCTCAGAACTTGAGAGACTCACTTGTTGAGGCAAAGGCAGACGTTGTTGTTAAG ATTGGTCTCCGGAAAGGTTCTAAATCGTTTGAAGAAGCCCGAGCAGCGGGGTTCACTGAAGAGAGTGGGACACTGGGTGATATATGGGAGACTGTATCAAGCAGTGATCTTGTTTTGCTGCTGATATCTGATTCTGCTCAG GCTGATAACTACGAGAAAATTTTCTCACACATGAAACCAAACAGTATTCTTGGTTTGTCACATGGATTTCTCCTTGGACATTTGCAATCTCTGGGTCTTGATTTCCCTAAAAACATCAGCGTGATTGCTGTATGCCCCAAGGGAATGGGTCCATCAGTTAGAAGACTTTATGTTCAGGGCAAAGAGATTAATGGTGCTGGTATCAATGCTAGCTTTGCTGTTCACCAG GATGTTGATGGAAGGGCAACAGATGTAGCTCTAGGGTGGTCAGTAGCTCTAGGTTCTCCTTTCACATTTGCTACTACTCTAGAGCAGGAGTACCGGAGTGATATTTTTGGCGAGCGAG GTATTTTGCTTGGTGCTGTCCATGGCATGGTGGAGGCTCTTTTTAGGAGATACACAGAACAAGGAATGGATGAGGACTCAGCATATAAAAATACAGTTGAGAGCATCACTGGAATTATATCGAAAACTATTTCAAAGAAG GGGATGCTTGAAGTGTATAACTCTTTGACCGAAGAAGGAAAGAAGCAGTTTATTGAGGCCTACAGCGCAGCATATTACCCATGCATGGACATATTGTATGAGTGCTATGAAGACGTTTCTTCTGGAAGTGAGATTAGAAGTGTGGTGTTGGCTGGGAGGAGATTTTAT GAGAAGGAAGGGCTTCCTGCTTTCCCTATGGGGAATATTGATCAAACACGTATGTGGAAGGTGGGTGAAAGGGTCCGTTCTACCAGGCCACAAGGTGATCTTGGTCCATTGCATCCCTTCACTGCTGGAGTGTATGTTGCACTAATGATGGCTCAG ATTGAGGTCCTAAGAAAGAAGGGCCACTCTTACTCGGAGATCATTAATGAGAGCCTGATCGAGTCTGTGGACTCGTTGAACCCGTTTATGCATGCTCGTGGTGTGGCCTTCATGGTTGATAACTGCTCCACAACTGCTCGCTTGGGATCAAGGAAGTGGGCACCACGCTTCGATTACATCTTGACCCAACAAGCGTTTGTGACCGTTGACAAGAAAGCACCAATCAACCAAGACCTCATCAGCAACTTCATGTCTGACCCTGTTCACGGTGCCATTGAAGTCTGCGCTCAGCTGAGGCCCACTGTTGACATCTCAGTGACTGCTGATGCAGATTTCGTGCGTCCGGAGCTTCGACAGTCTTCATAA
- the LOC8058253 gene encoding uncharacterized protein LOC8058253 yields MYTNKPHNSHTQTTDEPIRRSATQSGMAEREGGVVKKGHEEGLKMAVSLLEEFGLPLGLLPLENVIEVGFVRATGYMWIAQRKKVEHQFKLVSKQVSYDVEITGLVSAKRIKKLKGVKAKELMLWPPVNEIIVDDPPTGKIHFKSLAGVTKTFPVQAFAAGQ; encoded by the coding sequence ATGTATACAAATAAACCCCACAACAGCCACACGCAAACCACAGACGAGCCGATTCGAAGATCAGCTACGCAATCAGGCATGGCGGAGAGGGAGGGCGGCGTGGTGAAGAAGGGGCACGAGGAGGGCCTGAAGATGGCGGTGTCGCTGCTGGAGGAGTTCGGGCTCCCGCTGGGCCTGCTGCCCCTGGAGAACGTGATCGAGGTCGGGTTCGTGCGCGCCACGGGGTACATGTGGATCGCGCAGCGGAAGAAGGTGGAGCACCAGTTCAAGCTGGTGAGCAAGCAGGTGAGCTACGACGTCGAGATCACGGGCCTCGTCAGCGCCAAGCGCATCAAGAAGCTCAAGGGCGTCAAGGCCAAGGAGCTCATGCTGTGGCCCCCCGTCAACGAGATCATCGTCGACGACCCGCCCACGGGCAAGATCCACTTCAAGAGCCTCGCCGGCGTCACCAAGACCTTCCCTGTCCAGGCGTTCGCCGCGGGACAGTAG
- the LOC8058254 gene encoding protein trichome birefringence-like 19, translated as MKKLHWLVRFLFGPVPVYFSALAILIVLTNAQYFGLVGVGVAPRAAKLASTTPVVSVMKYCDIFRGEWVPDAEAPYYNHKTCHMIQEHQNCLKYGRPDLGFLKWRWRPSGCDLPRFDPLQFLQFVRGKSLAFVGDSLARNHMQSLLCLLSQVAYPKDLSANPSDQNKVYHYRAYNFTISMFWSPFLVRAREPDHDGPAHTGHWSLYLDEADDKWVSQISRFDYVLVSAANWFSRPSLFYEKRRLIGCSFCSRQYGVPDLTLYYSQRRAWRVALRAINDLEHLRGRVIVRMLSPMSHFENGTWDHGGDCKRTQPLRGNQTTMEGRDLHFYTAQMEEFRAAEKVASDKGRRLMLMDATAAMLMRPDGHPSRYGHWANEKVQLYNDCIHWCLPGPIDIWNDMLFQMLLA; from the exons ATGAAGAAGCTCCACTGGTTGGTGCGGTTCCTGTTCGGGCCGGTGCCGGTCTACTTCTCGGCGCTGGCCATCCTCATCGTGCTCACCAACGCGCAGTACTTCGGGCTGGTGGGCGTCGGCGTGGCGCCGCGCGCCGCGAAGCTGGCCTCCACCACGCCCGTGGTCAGCGTCATGAAGTACTGCGACATCTTCCGCGGCGAGTGGGTGCCCGACGCCGAGGCGCCCTACTACAACCACAAGACGTGCCACATGATCCAGGAGCACCAGAACTGCCTCAAGTACGGGCGCCCCGACCTCGGATTCCTCAAGTGGCGGTGGCGGCCCTCCGGCTGCGACCTGCCGCGCTTCGACCCGCTGCAGTTCCTGCAGTTCGTCCGCGGCAAGTCGCTGGCCTTCGTCGGCGACTCCCTGGCCAGGAACCACATGCAGTCGCTGCTCTGCCTCCTCTCCCAG GTGGCGTATCCCAAGGACCTGTCGGCGAACCCGTCGGACCAGAACAAGGTGTACCACTACCGGGCGTACAACTTCACCATCAGCATGTTCTGGTCGCCGTTCCTGGTGCGCGCGCGGGAGCCCGACCACGACGGCCCCGCGCACACGGGCCACTGGAGCCTGTACCTAGACGAGGCCGACGACAAGTGGGTCTCGCAGATCTCCCGCTTCGACTACGTGCTGGTGTCGGCGGCCAACTGGTTCTCCCGCCCGTCCCTCTTCTACGAGAAGCGTCGCCTGATCGGGTGCAGCTTCTGCAGCCGCCAGTACGGCGTCCCCGACCTGACGCTCTACTACTCGCAGCGCCGCGCGTGGCGCGTGGCGCTGCGCGCCATCAACGACCTGGAGCACCTCCGCGGGCGTGTCATCGTGCGCATGCTCTCCCCCATGTCGCACTTCGAGAACGGGACGTGGGACCACGGCGGCGACTGCAAGCGCACGCAGCCGCTGCGGGGGAACCAGACCACCATGGAAGGCCGCGACCTGCACTTCTACACCGCGCAGATGGAGGAGTTCCGCGCGGCGGAGAAGGTCGCGAGCGACAAGGGGCGGCGGCTGATGCTCATGGACGCCACGGCGGCGATGCTGATGCGGCCCGACGGGCATCCCAGCCGGTACGGGCACTGGGCCAACGAGAAGGTGCAGCTCTACAACGACTGCATCCACTGGTGCCTCCCCGGACCCATCGACATCTGGAACGACATGCTCTTCCAGATGCTCCTCGCCTAG